From the genome of Anopheles moucheti chromosome 3, idAnoMoucSN_F20_07, whole genome shotgun sequence, one region includes:
- the LOC128305386 gene encoding INO80 complex subunit B, whose protein sequence is MGKRKDNSAEKDGGVAQESSHKKHKKHKKHKKARVQPEATYELVEEQTLDETMEVVEEIEYMEADPEPEIVSEVETDVQTTFDASISQMELLNDSQLSQQQKALSPGKSLAAMNKAQKKSRKRGRDSGTSSEEERWLDAIESGKLEEVDDELKKIKPKDPKLMTARQRAMYERGSDKEPAPGSELLMSLPTGYKEKVLTEEAIQKAQLKSQKRKQMADEKREKDKKKTMERLLKKQDSKSVKAIKNRPIKEKVPMITYVNSIDGATISLPPEIDFPLAKQTPRDPPKPTLCAIPSCNNIKRYNCSRTNIPLCSFKCYKANVESIKKIIC, encoded by the exons ATGGGTAAAAGGAAAGATAATAGCGCGGAGAAGGATG GTGGTGTTGCCCAGGAATCGTCCcacaagaaacacaaaaagcacaagaaacacaaaaaggcCCGTGTTCAGCCGGAAGCAACATACGAGCTGGTGGAGGAGCAGACCCTGGACGAAACCATGGAAGTGGTCGAAGAAATTGAGTACATGGAAGCGGATCCAGAGCCGGAGATAGTGTCGGAGGTTGAAACGGATGTACAAACCACGTTCGATGCTAGCATCTCACAGATGGAACTGCTAAACGATTCCCAATTATCCCAGCAACAAAAGGCACTCTCACCCGGAAAATCACTGGCAGCCATGAACAAGGCACAGAAAAAGAGCCGTAAACGAGGACGCGATAGTGGCACGTCTAGCGAGGAAGAACGTTGGCTCGATGCGATTGAGTCCGGCAAACTGGAAGAGGTCGACGATGagctgaagaaaattaaacCGAAAGATCCGAAACTTATGACGGCCCGGCAGCGTGCAATGTACGAGCGTGGTTCGGATAAAGAGCCAGCACCCGGCTCGGAGCTTCTAATGTCCTTACCCACCGGTTACAAAGAAAAGGTCTTGACGGAAGAAGCGATACAGAAGGCTCAGCTGAAGTCCCAAAAACGCAAGCAAATGGCTGACGAGAAGCGGGAAaaggacaaaaagaaaactatgGAGCGGCTGCTCAAAAAACAGGACTCGAAATCGGTAAAGGCGATAAAGAACCGCCCGATTAAGGAAAAGGTACCGATGATAACGTACGTTAATAGTATTGACGGAGCAACCATCTCTCTCCCGCCAGAGATAGACTTTCCGTTAGCAAAGCAAACGCCCCGAGATCCACCGAAACCCACACTGTGTGCTATCCCTAGCTGCAACAACATAAAACGGTACAACTGTTCGAGAACGAACATTCCGTTGTGTAGTTTCAAGTGCTACAAAGCCAACGTGGAATCAATAAAGAAAATCATCTGTTGA
- the LOC128300916 gene encoding dynein regulatory complex protein 8 — protein sequence MTDFEYSDINPANELEKRIADAFLIFDHHGNKTVDVREIGTILRFLGCVPTEADVNEVISATEFEDSNGTVHLSKFLPYVSQLIAEHKMEPAPPEKLLKAFRVLDQEGKGFVDKEYMTKLITEEGEPFTVEELEEMMAVAVDMATDKIAYELYLNQLLHEPLDSIYALADTLPNRSNR from the exons ATGACTGATTTCGAATACTCTG ACATCAATCCAGCCAATGAGCTGGAGAAAAGAATTGCCGATGCGTTTCTGATTTTCGACCATCATGGGAACAAAACGGTTGACGTGCGAGAAATTGGAACCATTTTGCGCTTTTTAG GATGTGTCCCAACGGAGGCAGACGTAAATGAAGTAATCTCGGCAACAGAATTTGAAGATTCCAACGGCACGGTGCATCTGTCCAAATTTCTTCCGTACGTTAGTCAGCTGATAGCGGAGCATAA AATGGAACCAGCACCACCGGAAAAGCTACTCAAAGCGTTCCGTGTACTGGATCAGGAAGGAAAGGGTTTCGTCGACAAGGAGTACATGACCAAACTGATAACCGAGGAAGGTGAACCGTTCACTGTGGAGGAGCTGGAAGAAATGATGGCAGTTGCAGTGGACATGGCAACGGATAAAATTGCGTACGAGCTGTACCTGAACCAATTGCTG CACGAACCACTCGATTCGATTTATGCACTTGCTGATACACTGCCTAATCGAAGCAATCGCTGA
- the LOC128300915 gene encoding BTB/POZ domain-containing adapter for CUL3-mediated RhoA degradation protein 3, with the protein MSGDQKTLIKGNPSQYVKLNVGGCLHYTTIGTLCKQDTMLRAMFSGRLEVLTDSEGWILIDRCGTHFGTILNFLRDGSVALPETTKGIAELLAESKYYCIEELIEACEKVLAKKERESEPICRVPLITSQKEEQYLISTATKPVVKLLINRHNNKYSYTNTSDDNLLKNIELFDKLSLRFSGRVFFIKDVIGSSEICCWSFYGNGKKVAEVCCTSIVYATDKKHTKVEFPEARIFEETLNILLYENKNAPDQELMQATSLRGAVGGISSYTSDEEEERTGLARLRSNKQNNPT; encoded by the exons ATGTCGGGTGATCAAAAAACCCTCATCAAGGGCAATCCATCACAGTACGTGAAGTTAAACGTTGGTGGATGTTTACATTACACCACGATCGGAACACTTTGCAAGCAGGACACAATGCTCCGAGCTATGTTTAGTGGACGGCTAGAGGTGCTTACTGATTCGGAAG GTTGGATATTAATCGATCGATGCGGTACACACTTTGGCACGATACTGAACTTCCTTCGGGACGGAAGCGTAGCACTGCCGGAAACAACCAAAGGTATCGCGGAACTGCTGGCCGAATCCAAATACTACTGTATCGAGGAACTGATCGAAGCGTGCGAGAAGGTGCTCGCTAAGAAGGAACGAGAATCGGAACCGATCTGCCGGGTGCCCTTGATAACATCGCAAAAGGAGGAACAGTACCTGATCAGCACGGCCACCAAACCGGTGGTGAAATTGCTGATCAATCGCCACAACAATAAGTACTCGTACACGAACACATCGGATGATAATCTGTTGAAAAACATTGAGCTGTTCGACAAGCTGTCCCTGCGCTTCAGTGGGCGTGTGTTCTTCATCAAGGATGTGATCGGTTCGAGCGAAATCTGTTGCTGGTCGTTTTACGGCAATGGCAAAAAGGTGGCCGAAGTGTGTTGCACCTCGATCGTGTACGCTACCGATAAGAAGCACACGAAGGTAGAGTTTCCGGAGGCGCGCATTTTCGAGGAAACGCTAAACATACTGCTATACGAGAACAAAAACGCACCGGATCAGGAGCTAATGCAGGCGACATCATTACGCGGTGCGGTTGGCGGTATCAGCTCGTACACGAGCGACGAGGAGGAAGAGAGGACCGGTTTGGCTAGGTTACGctcaaacaaacagaacaaccCTACATGA
- the LOC128300917 gene encoding intraflagellar transport protein 20 homolog: MSEEFGKSGLYIDDLYTLRVIDPEVANETNELKDECERFTEKLTDFRRIIDQFANIVEVFAAEVDQEKMRAVGVQNMLKTFSKQRESEQQQIQSEIIEKMVELDKLKIEYQYLQRIESEQQEMIDNFYQNQ; this comes from the exons ATGAGTGAAGAATTCGGCAAATCCGGTTTGTACATTGACGATCTGTACACGTTACGTGTGATCGACCCAGAAGTTGCCAACGAAACCAATGAACTGAAGGATGAGTGTGAACGGTTCACCGAAA AACTTACCGATTTTCGTCGTATCATCGACCAGTTCGCGAACATTGTCGAGGTGTTCGCGGCCGAGGTGGATCAGGAAAAGATGCGTGCGGTCGGTGTGCAAAACATGTTGAAAACATTCTCCAAGCAGCGCGAATCGGAACAACAGCAAATACAG AGTGAAATTATCGAGAAAATGGTTGAGCTGGACAAGCTGAAGATAGAATACCAATATCTACAGCGCATCGAATCGGAGCAACAGGAAATGATCGATAATTTCTACCAGAATCAATAA